In the Variovorax sp. S12S4 genome, one interval contains:
- a CDS encoding zinc-dependent alcohol dehydrogenase translates to MLAMNYRGPYRIRAVHKPEPEIEHPGDAIVRVTRSCICGSDLHLYHGLVPDTRIGSTFGHEFTGVVEEVGSAVQHLKPGDHVLVPFNIFCGSCYFCQKELYSNCHSTNPEATAVGGIFGYSHTAGGYDGGQAEYVRVPMADVGPTVIPADIDLDDAVLLTDALPTGYQAAEMGDIREGDTVVIFGAGPVGIFAAKSAWLLGAGRVIVVDHVDYRLEFVRSYAQCEVIDFKQVGDMAIHIKKMTDGLGADVCIDCVGCEAAGNFAQTLLGVKLKLQGGAATVLHWCINSVRKGGTVSIVGVYGPTFNAVPIGNAVNKGLTLRMNQASVKRHLPRLIEHIQAGRLEPRRVISHRIDLRDVADAYHIFSSKLDNCIKTVLVPPGMVRETTTAAASL, encoded by the coding sequence ATGCTGGCAATGAACTACCGCGGCCCCTACCGGATTCGCGCGGTGCACAAGCCCGAGCCCGAGATCGAACACCCCGGCGACGCCATCGTGCGGGTGACGCGCTCATGCATTTGCGGGTCCGATCTGCACCTGTACCACGGCCTGGTGCCCGACACGCGCATCGGCTCCACCTTCGGGCATGAGTTCACGGGCGTGGTCGAGGAGGTGGGCTCGGCGGTGCAGCACCTGAAGCCGGGCGACCACGTGCTGGTGCCTTTCAACATCTTCTGCGGCAGCTGCTACTTCTGCCAGAAGGAGCTCTACAGCAACTGCCATTCGACCAACCCGGAGGCCACGGCGGTGGGCGGCATTTTCGGCTACTCGCACACGGCGGGCGGCTACGACGGAGGGCAGGCCGAATACGTGCGCGTGCCTATGGCGGACGTGGGGCCCACGGTGATTCCGGCCGACATAGACCTGGACGATGCCGTGCTGCTGACCGACGCACTGCCCACCGGCTACCAGGCCGCCGAAATGGGCGACATTCGCGAAGGCGACACGGTGGTGATCTTCGGCGCGGGGCCGGTCGGCATCTTCGCGGCCAAGTCGGCCTGGCTGCTGGGCGCGGGCCGCGTGATCGTGGTGGACCATGTCGACTACAGGCTGGAGTTCGTGCGCTCGTATGCGCAGTGCGAGGTGATCGACTTCAAGCAGGTGGGCGACATGGCGATCCACATCAAGAAGATGACCGACGGCCTTGGTGCCGATGTGTGCATCGACTGCGTGGGCTGCGAGGCGGCCGGTAACTTTGCGCAGACTCTGCTGGGCGTCAAGCTCAAGCTGCAGGGCGGCGCAGCCACGGTGCTGCACTGGTGCATCAACTCGGTTCGCAAGGGCGGAACCGTATCGATCGTCGGCGTGTACGGGCCTACCTTCAACGCGGTGCCCATCGGCAATGCGGTGAACAAGGGCCTCACGCTGCGCATGAACCAGGCCAGCGTGAAGCGGCATCTGCCGCGCCTTATCGAACACATCCAGGCTGGCCGGCTGGAGCCGCGCCGCGTGATCTCGCACCGCATCGACCTGCGCGACGTGGCCGACGCGTATCACATCTTCTCGAGCAAGCTCGACAACTGCATCAAGACCGTGCTGGTGCCGCCAGGCATGGTGCGGGAAACGACCACCGCCGCCGCGAGCCTTTGA
- a CDS encoding NAD(P)/FAD-dependent oxidoreductase gives MQARSEPIADTVVVGGGPAGLMAAIYLARFRRSVVLVDAGQSRVEKIPRSHNYPGFADGISGAKVRDMLRAQLRGYPVRIVETFVERAERTPDGFRLATQEGPIAGRRLLLATGVTDIPPAMPHVRAALDAGVLRYCPVCDAYEVIGKTVGVYANGPAGVAEAIYLRHFSADITLFMAQGGPGLAAEERRRLADAGIRWNDAPVESIRRNGERVELTHAGTHTLCDTLYCALGLTVHSQIAVALGASVDDTGYVQVDAHHATTVPRLYAAGDVSTGLNQIAVAMGGAAIAASAIHRELGPDWPARAGT, from the coding sequence GTGCAGGCTCGGTCCGAACCCATCGCCGATACGGTCGTTGTCGGCGGTGGTCCGGCCGGGCTCATGGCGGCGATCTACCTGGCCCGCTTCCGCCGCTCGGTGGTGCTCGTCGATGCGGGCCAAAGCCGGGTCGAGAAGATTCCGCGCTCGCACAACTATCCCGGCTTTGCCGACGGAATCTCGGGTGCGAAGGTGCGCGACATGCTGCGTGCGCAGTTGCGCGGCTACCCGGTCCGCATCGTCGAAACCTTTGTCGAGCGGGCAGAGCGCACGCCGGACGGCTTTCGCCTGGCAACCCAGGAGGGACCCATCGCGGGCAGGCGGCTGCTGCTTGCCACCGGCGTGACGGACATTCCACCCGCCATGCCGCACGTGCGCGCCGCACTGGACGCCGGCGTGCTGCGCTATTGCCCGGTATGCGATGCCTACGAGGTGATCGGCAAGACCGTCGGCGTGTATGCCAACGGCCCGGCCGGCGTGGCGGAAGCGATCTACCTGCGTCACTTCAGCGCCGACATCACGCTGTTCATGGCGCAGGGCGGACCCGGCCTTGCTGCGGAAGAGCGGCGCCGCCTGGCTGATGCCGGCATCCGCTGGAACGATGCACCGGTCGAATCCATACGAAGGAACGGCGAACGCGTCGAGCTGACGCATGCAGGCACCCACACGCTGTGCGACACGCTCTACTGCGCGCTGGGCCTGACCGTGCACTCGCAGATTGCAGTGGCGCTTGGCGCATCGGTCGACGACACGGGGTACGTCCAGGTCGATGCCCACCATGCGACGACCGTGCCCCGCTTGTATGCGGCGGGCGATGTGTCCACCGGCCTCAACCAGATTGCTGTGGCCATGGGCGGCGCGGCCATTGCGGCTTCGGCCATTCACCGCGAACTCGGACCCGACTGGCCGGCGCGTGCCGGCACTTGA
- a CDS encoding ABC transporter ATP-binding protein produces the protein MGVLQLRPRLRGRAQGGGSGARPECQPGATGRGGGSLNAAATTGASPLPGRPIAFLWHYVQRRRGAFGALLALIVAAAACSVGVQYGMKLIVDTMASEDRTSRAVWQWLGLFIVLIGAESAFWRLSGWLGCLTVVRTGVDVRLDLFRHLSGHSLEYFSRHLAGSLGNRITVTAGATGAIFGTLIWKILPPCVDFLGAVVVLCTIDIRMALTLIAFVAVVAGFMYFFGLRVRPLQQAFAEKASQVGGELVDVVSNIFTVMAFSAREREYRRLREAFGLEAQAQRRSWLFLEKARAFHDVCMWLMAGSMLIWAVEAWRAGENMAGDVVLISALTFRILHGSRELALSLVDASQHFGVIAEMLHVVTVPHEVSDKPHAPPFLPRAGTIVFDDVGFAYNDERPIFEHLDLVIPAGQRLGVVGPSGAGKSTFIRLIGRIMDPTYGRIMVDGVDISQVRQDSLRDAIGVVPQDVSLFHRSVMENLRYGNPDATNAQVVAAARHALCDDFIRALPHGYDTVVGERGARLSGGQRQRISIARAMLKNAPVLLLDEATSALDSRSEAEIQAALGRLMHGRTVVAVAHRLSTVANFDRIIVLVNGCIVEDGTPDELVALGGVYAELWRLQAEGQETP, from the coding sequence ATGGGAGTACTACAACTCCGACCACGCCTTCGTGGCCGGGCGCAAGGCGGCGGAAGCGGCGCTCGGCCTGAATGCCAACCCGGCGCCACCGGCCGTGGCGGTGGCAGCCTGAACGCCGCGGCCACAACCGGCGCCTCCCCGCTGCCGGGCCGGCCCATCGCTTTCCTGTGGCACTACGTTCAGCGCCGGCGGGGGGCCTTCGGTGCGCTGCTCGCGCTGATCGTTGCCGCCGCCGCATGCTCGGTGGGCGTGCAGTACGGCATGAAGCTGATCGTCGACACGATGGCCAGCGAAGACCGCACCTCGCGCGCTGTGTGGCAGTGGCTCGGCCTGTTCATCGTGCTGATCGGCGCCGAAAGCGCCTTCTGGCGGCTGAGCGGCTGGCTCGGCTGCCTGACCGTGGTGCGCACGGGCGTGGACGTGCGGCTCGACCTGTTCCGCCATCTCTCGGGCCATTCGCTCGAATATTTCTCGCGCCATCTCGCGGGGTCGCTCGGCAACCGCATCACGGTAACGGCCGGCGCCACCGGCGCCATTTTTGGCACGCTCATCTGGAAGATCCTGCCCCCCTGCGTCGACTTTCTGGGTGCGGTGGTGGTGCTGTGCACCATCGACATCCGCATGGCGCTCACGCTGATCGCCTTTGTGGCGGTGGTGGCGGGCTTCATGTATTTCTTCGGGCTCCGCGTGCGGCCCCTGCAGCAGGCCTTTGCCGAAAAGGCATCGCAGGTCGGCGGCGAGCTGGTGGACGTGGTCTCCAACATCTTCACCGTCATGGCGTTTTCGGCGCGCGAGCGCGAGTACCGGCGGCTGCGCGAAGCCTTCGGCCTGGAGGCGCAGGCCCAGCGCCGCAGCTGGCTTTTTCTGGAGAAGGCTCGCGCCTTCCACGACGTGTGCATGTGGCTCATGGCGGGCTCGATGCTGATCTGGGCCGTGGAGGCCTGGCGCGCGGGCGAGAACATGGCGGGCGACGTGGTGCTGATCAGTGCGCTGACCTTTCGCATCCTGCACGGCTCGCGGGAGCTTGCGCTGTCGCTGGTCGATGCTTCGCAGCACTTCGGCGTGATTGCCGAAATGCTGCACGTGGTGACGGTGCCGCACGAGGTTTCCGACAAGCCGCATGCGCCGCCCTTCCTGCCCCGCGCCGGCACCATCGTCTTCGACGACGTGGGCTTTGCCTACAACGACGAGCGGCCGATCTTCGAGCATCTGGACCTCGTCATTCCTGCGGGGCAGCGGCTCGGCGTGGTGGGCCCGTCGGGCGCGGGCAAGTCGACCTTCATCCGGCTGATCGGACGCATCATGGACCCGACCTACGGCCGCATCATGGTCGACGGCGTCGACATTTCACAGGTGCGGCAAGACAGCCTGCGCGACGCGATCGGCGTGGTTCCGCAGGACGTGTCGCTCTTTCACCGCAGCGTCATGGAGAACCTGCGCTACGGCAACCCCGATGCAACCAACGCGCAGGTGGTGGCCGCCGCGCGCCATGCCTTGTGCGACGACTTCATACGCGCCCTGCCGCACGGCTACGACACCGTCGTGGGCGAGCGCGGCGCGCGCTTGTCGGGCGGGCAGCGCCAGCGCATCAGCATTGCGCGCGCCATGCTGAAGAACGCGCCGGTGCTGCTGCTGGACGAAGCCACCTCGGCACTCGACAGTCGATCCGAGGCCGAAATACAAGCGGCGCTGGGGCGGCTGATGCATGGACGCACGGTGGTGGCCGTGGCGCACAGGCTCTCGACCGTGGCCAACTTCGACCGGATCATCGTGCTGGTCAACGGCTGCATCGTCGAAGACGGCACGCCTGACGAGCTCGTCGCGCTCGGCGGCGTGTATGCCGAGCTCTGGAGGCTGCAGGCCGAAGGGCAGGAAACGCCCTGA